In Comamonas koreensis, the genomic stretch AGGCCTTGCTGAAGGAAGCCGGCTACCCCAATGGCTTTGAGAGCACCCTGTGGTCGGCCTACAACCACTCCACCGCCCAGAAGGTCATCCAGTTTGCCCAGCAGCAACTCGCGCAGGTGGGGGTGAAGGTGACGGTGCGTGCGCTCGAAGCGGGCCAGCGCGTCGCTGAAGTGGAATCGGTGCAGGATCCAGCCAAGGCCGCAGTGCGCATGTACTACGTGGGTTGGTCCTCGTCCACCGGCGAGGCAGACTGGGCGATGCGTCCGCTGCTGGCCGGTGAGAGCGCGCCTCCACGGGGCTTTAACACCGCCTACTACAACAACGCCGAAGTCAATGCCGACATTGCCAAGGCGCTGGTGACCACCGACACCGCGGCACGCGGCAAGATCTACGCCGATGCCCAGCAAAAGATCTGGAAGGATGCGCCCTGGATCTTCCTGAACACCGAGCAACTGGTGTCTGTGCGTGCCAAGAACCTGTCTGGCTTCTACGTCATCCCTGACGGCAACTTCAACTTTGTTGACCTGGACCTGAAGTAATCCATGTATCGCTACCTGCTCAAACGCTTGCTCGGGCTGATACCGACACTGCTCATCGTGGCGGTGCTGGTGTTCGGTTTCGTGCACATGCTGCCCGGTGACCCCGCGCGCCTGGCTGCTGGCCCCGAAGCCGGCCCGGAGACGATCGAACTGGTCCGCAAGGACCTGGGGCTGGACCTGCCCCTGCACCAGCAGTTCGTGCGTTTCTTCAGCAATGCGTTGCAGGGCGATTTTGGAAAATCCATCCGGACCAAGCGCCCGGTCTCGCAAGAGATTGCCGAGCGCTTTGGCCCGACCTTCTGGCTCACCGTGATGGCCATGGCCTGGTCGGTGGTGCTGGGCATGTTTTTGGGCATTGTCTCGGCCGTCTGGCGCAACCAGTGGCCTGACCGGCTGGGCATGACCCTGGCGGTGTCGGGCATCTCGTTCCCGTCGTTTGCGCTGGGCATGCTGCTGATGCAGTATTTCTCGGTCAAGCTCGGTTGGCTGCCCACCGTGGGTGCGGACAGCTGGAAGCACTATGTGCTGCCGTCGCTGACCCTGGGCGCAGCCGTGGCGGCCGTGATGGCGCGCTTTACCCGCAGCTCCTTCATCGACATCCTCAAAGAGGACTATGTGCGCACCGCGCGTGCCAAGGGCTTGAAGGAGACCGTGGTCGTCATCAAGCATGGCCTGCGCAATGCGATGATTCCGGTGGTGACCATGATGGGCCTGCAGTTCGGCTTTTTGCTGGGCGGCTCCATCGTTGTCGAGGTGGTGTTCAACTGGCCTGGCATGGGCCGCTTGCTGGTCGACGCCGTCGAGATGCGCGACTACCCCATCATCCAGGCCCTGGTGCTGCTGTTCTCGCTGGAATTCATCCTGATCAATCTGGTGGTCGACCTGCTTTATGCCTGGATCAACCCCACCATCCGTTACCGCTAAGCAGGTGCTTTGGCCATGACTACTCCGAACGCTCCTGAATCTGCCGACCGCGCTGTGGCGGCGGCCCACACGGTCTCTACCGCCGGCGCTGCTGCGCCGTCCCTGCCTGCCAACCTGGCCGCATCGACGCGCATGCGCACGCCGATGGCCGAGTTCTGGCGCAAGTTCAAACGCCAGAAGCTGGCCTTGTTTGCTGGCGTCTTCATCATCGCACTGGTGCTGGTGGCCGTCCT encodes the following:
- the gsiC gene encoding glutathione ABC transporter permease GsiC: MYRYLLKRLLGLIPTLLIVAVLVFGFVHMLPGDPARLAAGPEAGPETIELVRKDLGLDLPLHQQFVRFFSNALQGDFGKSIRTKRPVSQEIAERFGPTFWLTVMAMAWSVVLGMFLGIVSAVWRNQWPDRLGMTLAVSGISFPSFALGMLLMQYFSVKLGWLPTVGADSWKHYVLPSLTLGAAVAAVMARFTRSSFIDILKEDYVRTARAKGLKETVVVIKHGLRNAMIPVVTMMGLQFGFLLGGSIVVEVVFNWPGMGRLLVDAVEMRDYPIIQALVLLFSLEFILINLVVDLLYAWINPTIRYR